A window of Brettanomyces nanus chromosome 2, complete sequence contains these coding sequences:
- the CCT6 gene encoding T-complex protein 1 subunit zeta (BUSCO:EOG09341HOV): protein MSSSAIQFLNPKAESLRRQQALQVNIAAAEGLQDVLSSNLGPKGTMKMLVDGSGGIKITKDGDVLLKEMQIQSPTAVMIARAATAQDDVTGDGTTTVVLLVGELLRQAEIYLNEGIHPRVITDGYEKARAAALEFLNQFVIPKPAETVDRELLLQVARSSLSTKVDAELASVLTPIVTDAVLSLRDDKNPEDVDLHMIEVIPMMHETAKDTELVKGLVLDHGARHPDMPKRVENAYILTLNVSLEYEKTEVNSGFYYSNAEQREKLVQSERKFVDDKIKKIVDLKNEVCGEDPSKGFVIINQKGIDPMSLDILAKNNILALRRAKRRNMERLQLCCGGTAMNSVDGLTPEVLGYSGLVFEKTLGEEKFTFVTEVQNPKSVTVLIKGAHNYVVLQVKDAVRDGLRAVNNVLKDHNLVPGAGAFWMSCSKHLLENKEVSKGRSKPGVKAFAEALLVIPKTLAKNSGLDSLESLSECQDEIDQGEVVGLDLESGEPIDPTLEGVWDSFRVIRNAISGATGIASNLLLCDELLKAGRSSLKN from the coding sequence ATGTCATCGTCTGCAATTCAATTCCTCAACCCCAAAGCCGAGTCACTTCGTCGGCAACAGGCCCTTCAGGTGAATATTGCTGCCGCTGAAGGTCTTCAAGATGTACTGAGCTCAAATCTTGGCCCAAAAGGTACCATGAAAATGCTTGTAGATGGTTCTGGTGGAATTAAAATCACCAAGGATGGTGATGTATTGCTTAAAGAAATGCAAATTCAGTCTCCTACAGCCGTCATGATTGCCAGAGCTGCTACTGCACAGGATGATGTCACTGGAGATGGTACCACCACTGTAGTTCTACTAGTTGGCGAACTACTACGTCAGGCTGAAATATACCTCAACGAGGGAATTCATCCTCGTGTGATTACAGACGGTTATGAAAAGGCACGTGCCGCTGCGCTAGAGTTTTTGAATCAGTTTGTGATTCCGAAACCGGCTGAAACTGTTGATAGAGAGCTTCTTTTACAGGTTGCCAGATCGTCTTTGAGTACCAAGGTCGATGCTGAATTGGCCAGCGTGTTAACACCAATAGTTACAGATGCTGTTTTGAGTCTTAGAGATGATAAGAATCCCGAGGATGTCGATTTGCACATGATAGAAGTGATTCCTATGATGCACGAGACTGCTAAGGATACGGAATTGGTCAAGGGACTCGTGTTAGACCACGGTGCTCGCCATCCTGATATGCCCAAAAGGGTAGAAAACGCATACATTCTCACATTGAATGTGAGTTTGGAGTATGAGAAGACAGAGGTGAATTCGGGCTTCTATTACTCGAACGCCgagcaaagagaaaagTTGGTTCAAAGTGAACGCAAGTTTGTGGATGAtaaaatcaagaagattgttgaCTTAAAAAACGAAGTTTGTGGTGAAGATCCTAGTAAAGGATTTGTTATTATTAATCAGAAGGGTATTGATCCTATGTCGTTGGATATATTGGCCAAAAATAACATTTTGGCTCTCAGAAGAGCCAAGAGAAGGAACATGGAAAGATTGCAGCTCTGCTGTGGAGGAACTGCAATGAATTCTGTCGACGGTTTAACTCCTGAAGTATTGGGTTATTCTGGCTTGGTTTTTGAGAAGACTCTTGGTGAGGAGAAGTTTACATTTGTGACAGAAGTTCAGAACCCCAAGTCTGTGACTGTATTGATTAAGGGAGCACATAATTATGTTGTTCTGCAGGTAAAGGATGCCGTTAGAGATGGATTGAGAGCTGTTAATAATGTATTGAAGGACCACAATCTCGTTCCTGGGGCTGGAGCATTTTGGATGTCCTGTTCGAAGCATTTATTGGAGAACAAGGAAGTCAGTAAAGGTAGATCGAAGCCAGGTGTGAAGGCTTTTGCAGAGGCTTTGTTGGTGATACCGAAAACATTGGCTAAAAACTCTGGATTGGACTCATTGGAGTCATTGAGTGAGTGCCAAGATGAGATCGACCAGGGAGAAGTAGTTGGATTGGACTTGGAGTCAGGAGAACCGATCGACCCGACACTTGAAGGTGTCTGGGACTCGTTTAGAGTGATTCGTAATGCCATTTCAGGTGCTACAGGAATAGCCTCGAACCTACTTCTATGTGATGAGCTTTTGAAGGCAGGACGGTCATCATTGAAGAATTAA
- the NHP6 gene encoding Non-histone chromosomal protein 6 (EggNog:ENOG41) produces the protein MARKGTRKKKDPNAPKRSLSAYMFFANEQRDIVRAENPGIAFGQIGKILGEKWKALDIKNRGPYEAKALTDKKRYELEKAEYLKTKAAAAAAAAE, from the coding sequence ATGGCTAGAAAAGgtaccagaaagaagaaagatccaAACGCTCCAAAGAGATCGTTGTCTGCTTACATGTTTTTTGCTAATGAGCAGAGAGACATTGTTAGAGCAGAGAACCCCGGTATTGCCTTTGGTCAAATCGGTAAAATATTGGGAGAGAAGTGGAAGGCTCTCGATATTAAGAACAGAGGCCCTTATGAGGCCAAAGCTCTTACTGACAAGAAGAGATACGAATTGGAGAAGGCTGAATATCTCAAGACCaaggctgctgctgctgctgctgctgccgaGTAA
- a CDS encoding uncharacterized protein (BUSCO:EOG09341J2R): MSHQLKVGLEIHTQLKTARKLFSLSHNNTSILLTKPNSQVSFFDVSLPGTQPRLNPQVVLYALKCAIAMNCRINAVSRFDRKHYFYGDQPLGYQITQRYHALANEGKVVLSKKYDGLPHDTTIGIEQIQIEQDTGRSLYKLGDGSTDVDFNRSNIPLIEMVTKPDFEDVEQVRSFIKKYSRMLQNLDVCTGELDTGAIRVDVNVSIDKYPRIELKNIPTTSAIVNAIRYEYKRQCDVVNEGGSIRDVETRGWDGKRTYRLRSKEDSIDYRYMPDPELPALKLDIADILPKLKKTLPLSVERKMDKLMTQYGLKLRDANILLNDPILLRYYLDLYDEVYSKRSLHNMDNPINWLVHDFMGCLSKSNLKFSYNILSVKEFAEFLELIDNGTVTKQNAKLLLMHLVNNRNDQKVPLTKLVNDFNMNSVNDDESQDKLIEEICNKVINGNSKVLKDIVERGKQSKINYLIGQCMRACRGRIEAPKFEKQLKRKILE, translated from the coding sequence ATGTCGCACCAACTCAAGGTTGGCTTGGAGATACATACACAGCTCAAGACTGCCAGAAAACTATTTTCATTGTCCCACAATAACACTTCCATTCTATTAACTAAACCCAACTCACAGGTGTCATTCTTTGATGTCAGTCTACCTGGTACACAGCCTCGGTTGAATCCTCAAGTGGTTCTATATGCACTTAAATGTGCGATAGCAATGAACTGTCGGATCAACGCTGTTTCACGATTCGATCGTAAGCATTATTTCTATGGTGATCAACCTTTGGGTTATCAAATTACACAGAGATACCATGCTTTGGCCAATGAGGGTAAAGTAGTACTAAGTAAGAAATATGATGGATTACCACATGATACGACTATCGGTATTgaacaaattcaaatagAGCAGGATACAGGACGTTCACTATACAAGTTAGGGGATGGAAGTACAGATGTCGACTTCAATAGATCCAATATTCCATTGATTGAGATGGTCACAAAGCCGGATTTCGAGGACGTTGAACAAGTGCGATCGTTTATTAAGAAATATTCAAGAATGCTTCAGAATCTGGATGTTTGCACTGGTGAATTGGATACCGGTGCAATCAGAGTGGACGTTAACGTTTCCATAGATAAATATCCAAGGattgaattgaaaaatattCCTACTACATCTGCCATAGTTAATGCTATTCGCTATGAATACAAGCGACAGTGTGATGTGGTCAACGAGGGAGGATCTATTCGAGATGTAGAGACTCGAGGTTGGGATGGTAAACGTACCTATCGTCTAAGATCCAAGGAGGATTCTATCGATTATCGTTATATGCCTGATCCAGAGCTTCCAGCGTTGAAGTTGGATATAGCAGACATCTTGCCGAAGTTAAAAAAGACTCTTCCATTGAGTGTTGAGCGGAAGATGGATAAGCTGATGACACAGTATGGTCTTAAATTACGAGATGCCAacattcttctcaatgatCCGATACTTCTACGGTACTATCTAGATTTGTATGATGAGGTTTATTCAAAACGATCACTACACAATATGGACAACCCAATCAACTGGCTTGTACATGATTTTATGGGATGCCTATCCAAGTCTAATCTCAAGTTTTCCTACAATATTTTGTCAGTCAAAGAGTTTGCCGAATTCTTGGAATTAATAGATAATGGAACTGTTACAAAACAGAACGCAAAGCTTCTTCTAATGCATTTGGTAAACAATAGAAACGATCAGAAGGTTCCCCTAACCAAATTGGTGAATGATTTCAACATGAACTCTGTGAATGATGACGAGTCGCAAGACAAGTTAATAGAAGAAATTTGCAATAAAGTGATCAATGGAAACAGTAAAGTGCTGAAAGATATTGTTGAAAGGGGGAAACAAAGCAAGATTAACTACTTGATCGGCCAATGCATGAGAGCTTGCAGAGGAAGGATCGAAGCACCAAAATTCGAGAAGCAATTGAAGCGAAAAATACTCGAATAG
- the ADH4_1 gene encoding Alcohol dehydrogenase adh4 — MLKLLPLRTLRASTLCTRRTLLLRTYASIPETQKAIVFYKNGGPLKYEDIPVPKPKPNEILVNVKYTGVCHTDLHAWKGDWPLPTKLPLVGGHEGAGIVVAKGSEVKTFEIGDYAGIKWLNSSCMSCEFCIQGAEPNCAQADLSGYTHDGTFQQYATADAIQAAHISKGADLAGVAPILCAGVTVYKALKTADLRPGQWVAISGAGGGLGSLAVQYAKAMGLRVLGIDGGMEKCELATKLGAEEFIDFTQVKDMVKAVQEATNGGPHGVINVSVSPKAMSQSIEYVRTLGKVVLVGLPADAVVHSKVFEHVLKSIQIKGSYVGNRLDTAEALDFFDRGLVKSPIKIVGLSKLQEVYELMEQGKIAGRYVLDTSK, encoded by the coding sequence ATGCTGAAATTACTACCATTGAGAACCCTGAGAGCTTCTACTCTCTGTACTCGTCGTACACTTCTGTTGAGAACATATGCCTCAATTCCAGAGACTCAGAAAGCCATTGTGTTCTATAAGAATGGCGGACCCTTGAAATATGAGGACATTCCTGTTCCAAAGCCTAAACCTAATGAAATATTGGTAAACGTTAAGTATACTGGTGTCTGTCACACAGACTTACATGCATGGAAGGGCGATTGGCCTCTTCCTACCAAACTTCCATTAGTGGGAGGTCACGAAGGTGCAGGAATTGTTGTTGCTAAAGGCTCTGAGGTGAAGACCTTTGAGATTGGCGACTATGCCGGAATCAAATGGCTCAACAGCTCATGTATGAGCTGTGAGTTCTGCATCCAAGGTGCTGAACCTAACTGTGCTCAGGCAGATTTGTCTGGATACACCCATGATGGAACGTTCCAACAATACGCCACGGCAGATGCTATCCAGGCTGCACATATTTCCAAGGGTGCCGATTTGGCCGGTGTTGCGCCTATTTTATGTGCTGGTGTTACTGTTTATAAAGCATTGAAGACAGCAGATTTACGTCCGGGTCAATGGGTGGCCATCTCAGGTGCCGGTGGTGGTTTGGGATCTTTGGCTGTTCAATATGCCAAAGCAATGGGTTTAAGGGTACTTGGAATCGATGGTGGAATGGAAAAATGTGAGTTGGCTACCAAATTGGGTGCAGAGGAGTTTATTGATTTCACCCAGGTGAAGGATATGGTTAAGGCGGTTCAAGAGGCCACCAACGGAGGCCCTCACGGCGTGATTAACGTGTCCGTGTCACCTAAAGCCATGTCTCAATCCATAGAGTATGTCCGCACCCTCGGAAAAGTGGTTCTTGTGGGTCTACCAGCTGATGCTGTAGTTCATTCCAAAGTGTTTGAACACGTTCTAAAGTCGATCCAGATCAAGGGTTCCTATGTGGGTAACCGTTTGGATACAGCAGAGGCtttggacttctttgaTAGAGGACTTGTCAAGTCGCCAATCAAGATTGTCGGTTTATCCAAGCTTCAAGAGGTGTATGAGTTGATGGAGCAAGGAAAAATCGCTGGAAGATATGTATTGGATACATCTAAATAA
- a CDS encoding uncharacterized protein (EggNog:ENOG41) has product MSDNSGNTICNACGLYYRLHGVYRPVRLKKGIIKRRKRNRNKSSEEELEQTSLQSTELPEKFTSRDSEHMISPYTPRTMAVDFTKSFQEPRKVMKVESLLNEEEQAERPRR; this is encoded by the exons ATGTC AGACAATTCCGGAAATACCATTTGCAATGCTTGCGGACTTTACTACAGACTTCACGGGGTTTATAGACCTGTCAGGTTGAAGAAGGGAATCATtaagaggagaaaaaggaatAGAAACAAGAGTTCAGAAGAGGAGTTAGAGCAAACAAGTCTACAATCTACAGAACTTCCCGAAAAGTTCACATCACGTGATAGCGAGCACATGATATCTCCATACACACCGAGAACTATGGCGGTGGACTTCACCAAGAGTTTTCAAGAACCTAGAAAAGTGATGAAGGTTGAGTCGTTGTTGAACGAGGAAGAACAAGCTGAGAGGCCGAGACGATAA
- the FBA1 gene encoding Fructose-bisphosphate aldolase 1 (BUSCO:EOG09342PCV): MTLDFLSRKTGVIVGDDVKNLFKYAHEKGFAIPAINVTSSSTAVAALEAARDANSPIILQTSNGGAAYFAGKGVSNKDQKASIAGAVAAGNYIRSIAPTYGIPVILHSDHCAKKLLQWFDGMLAADEAYYKEHGEPLFSSHMLDLSAENDDYNISTCAKYFKRMAKMDQWLEMEIGITGGEEDGVDNGHVHKSALYTSSETVFSVYEALAPISANFSIAAAFGNVHGVYKPGNVVLQPKLLGEHEKYAKAKLGTKEDKPLFLVFHGGSGSTEQEFKTAIDLGVVKVNLDTDTQYAYLTGIRDYVLKYKDYIMSQVGNPEGADLPNKKYYDPRNWVREGEKTMSARINKALITFNAVGQLN, translated from the coding sequence ATGACTCTTGACTTCCTATCCAGAAAAACCGGTGTTATCGTCGGTGATGACGTGAAAaatctcttcaagtacGCTCACGAGAAGGGTTTCGCTATCCCAGCTATTAATGTgacctcttcttccactgCTGTCGCAGCTTTGGAAGCTGCAAGAGATGCCAACTCTCCAATTATCCTCCAAACTTCTAACGGAGGTGCCGCCTATTTCGCCGGAAAAGGTGTTTCTAACAAGGACCAGAAGGCTTCTATTGCTGGTGCCGTTGCTGCTGGTAACTACATCAGATCCATTGCTCCAACTTACGGAATCCCTGTGATCTTGCATTCTGACCATTGTGCCAAGAAGTTGCTTCAGTGGTTTGACGGTATGTTGGCTGCTGATGAGGCTTATTACAAGGAGCACGGAGAGCCTTTGTTCTCCTCTCACATGTTGGATTTGTCCGCTGAAAACGATGACTACAACATCTCTACTTGTGCCAAGTATTTCAAGAGAATGGCCAAGATGGACCAATGGCTTGAAATGGAAATCGGTATCACCGGAGGTGAGGAAGATGGTGTTGACAACGGTCACGTTCACAAATCCGCTTTGTACACTTCTTCTGAGACTGTGTTTAGCGTTTACGAAGCTCTTGCACCAATTTCTGCTAACTTCTCGATTGCCGCTGCTTTCGGTAATGTTCATGGTGTTTACAAGCCAGGTAACGTTGTTTTGCAGCCAAAGCTTTTGGGAGAGCACGAGAAGTACGCCAAGGCTAAGCTTGGCACTAAGGAAGACAAACCTTTGTTCTTGGTCTTCCACGGTGGTTCGGGTTCTACCGAACAGGAGTTCAAGACTGCCATTGACCTCGGTGTTGTCAAGGTCAATCTCGATACCGATACTCAGTACGCTTACTTGACTGGTATCAGAGATTACGTTTTAAAGTACAAGGATTACATTATGTCTCAAGTTGGTAATCCAGAGGGTGCTGACTTGCCAAACAAGAAGTACTATGATCCAAGAAACTGGGtcagagaaggagaaaagaCTATGTCTGCAAGAATTAACAAGGCTTTGATCACTTTCAACGCTGTTGGACAGCTTAATTAA
- a CDS encoding uncharacterized protein (EggNog:ENOG41) encodes MDASHYEYSGYSIGLPEENRFVLADNKNGLLHLFKGKVKDSQVFQCVVVNGKCVFDVCGSCLVYRQADNSWESTRITPVKLSGKAGLLNKLLSDLSATTFDSLGLFAEVSQLKLKKLFNDPNLRQDDHNLTRYRDVVSKMFNTKRPDSAHMVAIDLNTLKPLFRFVLPDGCSKLSLSPFDAQLVTASERGDTLSLWDFTCYQNCLMLMNRFERGKTSSVIYQICWLPNDRGIIALSLPNGSIHYFGNDTTEKGSEDVWCLSSFGAQSIATGPADYSILLARKNNSIMLIDLKDISNVWSLCIPENVSLNGLNVSSSGSKTSNKPTINLAVNIEVETYKAFPALYTNPGMHFARINANQWDTIKDLSRFGDCLGVKTKEVVIAGGIKTIQTAEEDAKEDAKEDAKEDAKEPINEEPTDQTKNIQ; translated from the coding sequence ATGGATGCTTCTCATTATGAATATTCTGGATATTCAATTGGGCTTCCTGAAGAGAATAGATTTGTCCTTGCAGACAACAAAAACGGTCTTTTGCATCTATTCAAAGGAAAAGTGAAAGATAGCCAAGTATTTCAATGCGTTGTCGTTAACGGAAAATGTGTCTTTGATGTCTGTGGCTCTTGCTTGGTTTACAGACAAGCAGATAACTCATGGGAATCTACAAGAATTACTCCTGTCAAGTTATCAGGCAAGGCTGGTCTTCTGAATAAACTTCTGAGTGATTTATCTGCGACTACATTTGATTCACTTGGCTTGTTTGCTGAGGTATCTCAATTAAAGCTAAAGAAACTGTTTAACGATCCAAATCTTCGACAGGACGACCACAATTTGACTCGTTATCGCGATGTTGTGTCTAAAATGTTCAACACAAAGCGTCCGGATTCAGCTCATATGGTTGCTATTGATCTCAACACTCTGAAACCACTTTTCCgctttgttcttcctgaTGGATGCTCTAAGTTATCACTTTCTCCGTTTGATGCCCAACTTGTAACGGCGTCTGAACGTGGTGACACGCTTTCATTATGGGATTTTACCTGCTATCAGAATTGTTTAATGCTTATGAACAGATTTGAACGTGGAAAGACATCTTCTGTGATATATCAAATTTGTTGGCTACCCAATGATCGTGGAATCATTGCATTGAGTCTTCCTAACGGTTCTATTCACTATTTTGGAAATGACACTACAGAAAAGGGCTCTGAAGATGTCTGGTGTCTCTCAAGTTTTGGAGCGCAGAGCATAGCCACTGGTCCAGCTGATTACAGTATACTATTGGCTCGAAAGAACAATTCAATAATGCTTATCGATTTAAAGGACATATCCAATGTATGGAGTTTGTGCATACCAGAAAATGTGAGTTTAAATGGATTAAACGTGAGTTCTTCCGGTTCCAAGACATCTAATAAACCTACAATCAATTTGGCTGTCAATATTGAAGTGGAAACCTACAAAGCATTTCCTGCATTATATACGAATCCCGGGATGCATTTTGCGCGGATCAATGCCAATCAGTGGGATACTATTAAGGATTTATCAAGATTTGGAGACTGTTTGGGAGTAAAGACTAAGGAAGTGGTTATAGCGGGAGGTATCAAGACGATCCAAACGGCAGAAGAGGACGCAAAAGAGGACGCAAAAGAGGACGCAAAAGAGGACGCAAAAGAGCCAATTAATGAAGAGCCAACAGACCAAACAAAGAACATACAATGA
- the ATG8 gene encoding ubiquitin-like protein atg8 (BUSCO:EOG09344G0Q) gives MRSQFKDEHPFEKRKAESLRIRTKFQDRVPVICEKVEESDIPEIDKRKYLVPSDLTVGQFVYVIRRRIHLPSEKAIFIFVNDILPPTGALMSQIYDQYKDDDGFLYVLYSGENTFGKV, from the exons ATGAGATCCCAATTCAAGGACGAGCATCCATTTG AGAAACGAAAAGCAGAATCGCTTCGAATTCGAACGAAATTTCAGGATCGAGTGCCGGTGATTTGCGAGAAAGTGGAGGAATCAGATATCCCGGAAATCGATAAGCGCAAATATCTTGTTCCTTCTGATCTTACTGTGGGACAATTCGTTTATGTTATTAGACGAAGAATACATCTTCCTTCTGAAAAGgccattttcatttttgttaACGACATTCTTCCTCCTACAGGTGCGTTGATGAGTCAGATTTATGACCAATACAAAGATGACGATGGCTTTTTGTATGTTTTATACAGTGGGGAGAACACCTTTGGAAAGGTGTAG
- a CDS encoding uncharacterized protein (EggNog:ENOG41): MVIVDTTPAVNGQHRHITRRGGPNQRYRAGPGGGQVGGQVGGQGQGSDFSSLRPELKKKFETLTELFPEWTVKDFVSIKDEISNQDISEISDGILTGSIHKWAPVVRKEERKRERAERAAAAAATAAIAGSHITGTHTSAFMNNDQRHRFHRGGFSAPRNRHREYTQASPPTSTTTTTTTTTTTPALSTATNGSSSRVTRTTGGTIPHRGSSWASALSKPEAKELKKEEGEVKKEEKKVELEKGVVEEAKDTVTDSKEAKETSRQPKKYVKQQNKEIPRPSKAKAMTWADALAPKKVTKKPEAEKRVEEEVKQEPEDNIEESVEVAEITSPVNSRVKSAKRKQQQVVLPISAEKLGAMDGISFGSMSLEDKDDKTREAVASAPVTPVTPADQSVVQPLTPAAAPTAATSQTVTSAATVSSAAPTQQYLLNQQQQQYLQRAQAAQAAQVAQVAQAAQAAQPAQPAQPAQQPISTVPTAQQAEFGVAASPATASALPNASSTGSVNPMMGLPASYYPYFNYYMPFYQQPSAAPANQYYLNYQNAQSQQAFGNGFQNKLYGQYQQQAQQAQQAQQAQQAQQAQQAQQAQQTQSPQTAQTVPNGGKSASSSSQHAHQYPQQAQQAQQAQQAQQSQQQQQQQQYPQQYSQYQQYQQYQQYQQYQQQAQQAQQAQQAQQVHAEQIGDQQGQPRAQQAEQAEQAQRAQQAQLVQQAQQAQQAQQAQQAQQAQQAQQGLTGANRVNGANGANGANSTNGANGANEYPYYQSQYQQYPGVNDYSANRGWF, from the exons ATGGTTATC GTGGATACTACACCGGCTGTTAATGGCCAGCATCGCCACATTACACGCCGTGGGGGACCCAATCAGCGGTACCGGGCCGGGCCAGGTGGTGGCCAGGTCGGAGGCCAAGTTGGAGGCCAAGGCCAAGGCtcagacttttcttctctcagACCAGAGCTTAAAAAGAAGTTCGAGACCCTTACGGAGTTATTCCCCGAATGGACGGTCAAAGATTTTGTGTCCATTAAAGATGAGATTTCAAATCAGGATATATCCGAGATTTCGGACGGTATATTGACAGGATCCATACATAAGTGGGCTCCTGTTGTTAGGAAGGAGGAACGAAAGAGGGAACGTGCTGAGCGTGCAGCAGCGGCAGCGGCTACTGCTGCCATTGCCGGTTCTCATATTACTGGTACTCATACCAGTGCTTTTATGAACAATGATCAGCGTCATCGTTTCCATCGGGGAGGCTTTAGTGCACCAAGGAATCGTCACCGGGAGTATACACAGgcatcaccaccaacatCAACTACTACTACAACCACGACGACAACAACAACACCAGCTTTGTCAACGGCTACTAATGGTTCATCTTCCAGAGTCACACGTACTACAGGTGGAACTATTCCTCATAGAGGATCTTCATGGGCTAGTGCATTATCTAAGCCAGAAGccaaggagttgaagaaggaagagggAGAGgtaaagaaggaagagaagaaggtggagcTTGAAAAGGGTGTTGTCGAAGAAGCTAAAGACACTGTTACGGACTCGAAGGAAGCCAAAGAAACGTCCAGACAGCCCAAGAAATACGTTAAACAGCAGAATAAGGAAATTCCACGTCCTTCAAAGGCTAAAGCAATGACATGGGCCGATGCTCTTGCCCCCAAAAAGGTGACCAAGAAACCTGAAGCCGAAAAGAgggttgaagaagaagtcaagCAGGAACCGGAGGACAACATCGAGGAATCCGTCGAGGTGGCTGAAATCACTTCGCCTGTCAACTCTAGGGTTAAATCCGCCAAGCGTAAACAGCAACAGGTTGTTTTACCAATTTCTGCAGAGAAACTGGGTGCTATGGACGGAATTTCATTTGGTTCTATGAGTCTTGAGGATAAGGACGACAAGACTAGAGAAGCTGTTGCATCAGCTCCAGTGACTCCAGTTACTCCGGCTGACCAATCAGTTGTTCAACCGCTGActcctgctgctgctccaaCAGCGGCAACTTCGCAGACAGTTACTTCAGCTGCCACCGTGAGTTCCGCGGCACCAACTCAGCAGTATCTTCTCAaccagcaacagcaacagtATTTGCAACGTGCTCAGGCCGCCCAGGCCGCCCAGGTCGCCCAGGTCGCACAGGCAGCTCAGGCAGCACAACCAGCACAACCAGCACAACCAGCACAGCAGCCAATTAGCACCGTGCCAACTGCCCAGCAGGCCGAGTTTGGTGTAGCTGCATCTCCAGCGACAGCCTCTGCATTACCTAATGCTAGTTCTACAGGTAGCGTCAACCCAATGATGGGTCTACCTGCTTCATACTACCCTTACTTCAACTACTATATGCCATTCTACCAACAGCCATCAGCAGCCCCCGCTAATCAATACTATCTGAATTACCAGAATGCACAATCGCAGCAGGCATTTGGAAACGGGTTCCAGAATAAGCTGTACGGCCAATATCAACAGCAGGCCCAACAGGCCCAACAGGCACAGCAGGCACAGCAGGCACAGCAAGCACAGCAAGCACAACAGGCACAGCAGACACAGTCCCCTCAGACTGCACAGACTGTTCCAAATGGAGGAAaatctgcttcttcgtcatctCAGCATGCCCACCAGTACCCTCAGCAGGCTCAGCAGGCTCAACAGGCCCAGCAGGCCCAGCAGAgtcagcaacagcaacagcaacaacagtATCCTCAGCAGTACTCGCAATACCAGCAATATCAACAGTATCAACAGTACCAGCAGTACCAACAGCAGGCTCAGCAGGCTCAGCAGGCTCAGCAGGCCCAGCAGGTTCACGCTGAGCAGATTGGTGACCAGCAAGGACAACCACGGGCTCAACAGGCAGAGCAGGCAGAGCAGGCTCAACGGGCCCAGCAGGCTCAACTAGTTCAACAAGCACAACAAGCACAACAAGCACAACAGGCACAACAGGCACAACAGGCACAACAGGCACAACAGGGACTTACAGGAGCCAATAGAGTCAATGGAGCCAACGGTGCCAACGGTGCCAATAGTACTAATGGAGCCAATGGAGCCAATGAATATCCTTACTACCAGAGTCAGTACCAACAGTACCCTGGAGTGAATGATTACTCGGCCAACAGAGGCTGGTTCTAA